The Fusobacterium necrophorum subsp. necrophorum genome includes the window GCCAATTTTGCTAATTCTTTTCGGAAACTAGCTGCTTCTTTTTTCGTATAAGCAGTATCTAAAATTCCTTCCTCTTCCATTTTTTCCAATTCTTTTAATCTTTCAATTCTTCCTTTAATAGTGGAGAAATTTGTTAACATTCCTCCCAACCAACGACTATTGACATAGTACATTCCTGCTCTTTCTGCCTGTTCTTTGATTGCTTCCTGTGCTTGCTTTTTCGTTCCGACAAATAGAACTTTTCCTCCATCTTCGACGATTTTTCTCATTTCATCGTAAGCAGTTTCGATTTTCTTTAAAGATTTGTGTAAGTCAATCACATGGATTCCATTTCTTTCTGTAAAAATATACTTTGCCATTTTTGGATTCCATCTTTTCGCTTGGTGTCCGAAGTGAACTCCGGCTTCTAATAGTTGTTTCATAGTAATTACTGCCATTTTTTC containing:
- the rpsB gene encoding 30S ribosomal protein S2, whose protein sequence is MAVITMKQLLEAGVHFGHQAKRWNPKMAKYIFTERNGIHVIDLHKSLKKIETAYDEMRKIVEDGGKVLFVGTKKQAQEAIKEQAERAGMYYVNSRWLGGMLTNFSTIKGRIERLKELEKMEEEGILDTAYTKKEAASFRKELAKLAKNLNGIKEMKEVPQAIFVVDVKMEELAVTEADHLGIPVFAMIDTNVDPDKVTFPIPANDDAIRSVKLITSVMANAIVEGNQGKETVEPASEEIQVEEGSAE